One Calditrichia bacterium DNA window includes the following coding sequences:
- a CDS encoding sigma-70 family RNA polymerase sigma factor codes for MSVDERKLEDQQLIQKARNGDQKAFEQLLNKYRNLVYHVMLRMVRNPQEAEDLCQEAFIKAFSALQSFNEEFAFSTWLMKIASNNCIDFLRKKKLRTYSIDEPVKYKDEQVQFELPDHDPTPERQIIDRERSKMIDDAIQALPPRYRQVIVLRHKEEKSYEEISELLQLPLGTVKARIFRAREMLNKNIRDIF; via the coding sequence ATGAGCGTTGACGAACGAAAATTAGAAGACCAGCAGCTAATTCAAAAGGCTCGAAATGGCGACCAAAAAGCCTTCGAGCAACTGCTGAATAAATACCGTAACCTCGTGTATCATGTGATGTTACGCATGGTTCGCAATCCGCAGGAAGCCGAAGATTTGTGCCAGGAAGCGTTTATCAAAGCGTTTAGTGCGCTACAGTCGTTTAACGAAGAATTTGCTTTCTCTACCTGGTTGATGAAAATTGCCTCCAATAATTGCATCGATTTTCTGCGGAAGAAAAAACTGCGCACCTACTCCATCGACGAACCCGTGAAATACAAAGATGAGCAAGTTCAGTTCGAACTGCCCGATCACGATCCCACACCGGAACGCCAGATTATCGATCGCGAACGCAGCAAAATGATCGACGATGCCATTCAGGCGCTGCCGCCGCGCTACCGACAGGTGATCGTGCTGCGCCACAAAGAAGAAAAATCGTACGAAGAAATATCCGAATTGCTGCAGTTGCCGCTGGGCACTGTAAAAGCACGGATTTTCCGCGCGCGGGAAATGCTCAACAAAAATATCCGGGACATTTTTTAA
- a CDS encoding protein phosphatase CheZ, whose product MKIQQIASISNKINELKALFIFGQRVIPFLEELFNFVQEVIPLLDEINKSISDSTSKMPRASSQLSKVTQATEMAATEIFDMVDNILYKLGEMKAEHSENAEAIKKVVRLDSHILRLLRNELEGKNDVLLTKINQIHLEKLRTHKKLISFYDKMSEILDTVHDSTSSIMMSMQVQDITAQQIAAVNHLIESVEERLATLIRRFKEADDDNFIERKRHSMPHVFDPNATYDTSGDKQQLADSVFDDHHKSQPEAKGPASQDDIDKLFGAEKNDNPVADQDEIDRLFESVSDAPESSKSAPKDVQDKGIDGIASQDEIDKLFNNS is encoded by the coding sequence ATGAAAATACAACAGATCGCCAGTATCTCAAATAAAATCAATGAGTTGAAAGCACTCTTCATTTTCGGGCAACGCGTTATTCCTTTTCTGGAAGAGCTGTTTAACTTTGTTCAGGAAGTAATTCCATTGTTGGACGAAATCAACAAATCCATCAGCGACAGCACATCGAAAATGCCCCGTGCATCATCGCAACTCAGCAAAGTAACCCAGGCAACCGAGATGGCCGCCACCGAGATTTTTGACATGGTGGACAACATCCTCTACAAACTGGGCGAAATGAAAGCCGAACATTCGGAAAACGCCGAAGCCATCAAAAAAGTGGTGCGGCTAGATTCGCACATCCTGCGGTTGCTGCGCAATGAACTGGAAGGCAAAAATGATGTATTGCTGACCAAAATTAACCAGATCCATCTTGAAAAGTTGCGCACCCACAAAAAACTCATCTCATTTTATGATAAAATGAGCGAAATCCTCGATACCGTTCACGATAGCACCAGCAGCATTATGATGTCCATGCAGGTGCAGGATATTACCGCCCAGCAAATTGCCGCGGTCAACCACCTCATCGAATCCGTCGAGGAACGATTGGCTACACTCATCCGCAGATTTAAGGAAGCAGACGACGACAATTTTATCGAAAGAAAACGGCACTCCATGCCGCATGTGTTTGATCCAAATGCCACATACGACACATCTGGAGACAAACAACAACTGGCAGATTCCGTATTCGATGATCACCACAAATCGCAACCGGAAGCCAAAGGCCCGGCATCGCAGGATGATATCGACAAGCTTTTTGGCGCCGAAAAAAACGACAACCCGGTGGCAGATCAGGACGAAATTGACCGACTGTTCGAAAGCGTTTCCGATGCCCCGGAAAGCAGCAAATCCGCACCCAAAGATGTGCAGGATAAAGGCATCGATGGCATCGCATCACAGGATGAAATCGACAAATTATTTAACAATAGCTGA
- a CDS encoding response regulator, whose product MKFLVVDDSPTMRRIVNNALGRIGYTDVVEAEDGRDGMAKLSIEEIDFIITDWNMPNMNGLQFTKTVRTSSDYAGLPILMVTTRSGKEDVLEALQARVNNYITKPFTPQVLKEKIDQILQSRR is encoded by the coding sequence ATGAAATTTTTAGTTGTCGATGATTCACCGACCATGCGCAGAATTGTGAATAATGCACTGGGACGAATCGGCTACACCGATGTTGTAGAGGCAGAAGACGGTCGCGATGGCATGGCCAAACTGAGTATCGAGGAAATCGATTTCATCATCACAGACTGGAACATGCCGAACATGAATGGCTTGCAGTTCACCAAAACCGTTCGCACGTCGTCGGATTATGCCGGGCTTCCCATTTTAATGGTAACCACCCGCAGCGGTAAAGAAGATGTGCTGGAAGCACTACAGGCAAGGGTAAATAATTACATTACCAAACCGTTTACACCTCAGGTGCTAAAGGAAAAAATTGACCAGATTTTGCAGTCCCGACGTTAA
- a CDS encoding response regulator translates to MNPVVMVVDDSVATRKFIMLALRAQGCRVIVARDGMEALEKLAYEKVDLVITDLNMPNLDGFELVKTLRDHQSYRELPVIILSSLSSDAEIEKGKQLGANAYLVKPFDRKRIQYEVAKFLN, encoded by the coding sequence ATGAATCCAGTGGTAATGGTTGTTGACGATTCCGTGGCAACCCGAAAATTCATAATGCTTGCATTGCGTGCCCAAGGGTGCCGCGTTATTGTTGCCCGCGATGGCATGGAAGCCCTGGAAAAATTGGCTTACGAAAAAGTTGATCTGGTTATTACCGATCTTAATATGCCAAATCTGGACGGTTTCGAGTTGGTTAAAACCTTGCGCGATCACCAATCTTATCGTGAGTTACCGGTAATCATTTTATCCTCGCTTAGCAGCGATGCAGAAATAGAGAAAGGCAAGCAATTAGGCGCAAACGCCTACCTCGTTAAACCATTTGATAGAAAACGTATTCAATACGAAGTAGCAAAATTTCTTAACTAA
- a CDS encoding protein-glutamate O-methyltransferase CheR — MSFLSQLNLTSNVQKSNMSDTVFEGLRQFIYDKTGIYFPDNKKYLLESRVGQRVHALGIRDYGEYVSRLRNGMAEQEIPQLVNVITINETFFYRNEPQLEIVENELLPEIIKRIRETGKRTVRIWSAASSSGEEPYTIALIVKEKLQPANPDIRFEIVGSDINTNVLNSARKATYRNYSIRKVPAHILKKYFIEKGEDYTLQPPITNMVEFRKVNLFDRNMLRSMKQFDIIFCANVLIYFDTKSKRQVIGSLYDSLNPGGFLLLGYSESLYGLSQAFKPLHFTKTIAYIKE, encoded by the coding sequence ATGAGCTTTTTATCGCAACTGAACCTGACATCCAATGTCCAAAAATCCAATATGTCGGACACGGTCTTCGAGGGTTTGCGCCAATTTATTTATGACAAAACTGGCATCTATTTTCCGGATAACAAAAAATATCTGTTGGAAAGCCGGGTGGGTCAACGGGTGCATGCACTGGGAATTCGGGATTATGGCGAGTATGTATCGCGGCTGCGTAACGGCATGGCTGAGCAGGAAATACCGCAATTGGTAAACGTAATAACCATTAACGAAACATTTTTTTACCGGAATGAACCGCAACTGGAAATAGTGGAAAACGAATTGCTGCCGGAAATTATCAAAAGAATTCGGGAAACGGGCAAACGAACCGTACGAATTTGGAGCGCAGCCAGCTCCTCCGGCGAAGAGCCATATACCATAGCATTGATTGTTAAAGAAAAATTGCAACCGGCCAATCCGGATATTCGCTTCGAGATTGTTGGCAGCGATATTAACACTAACGTTCTTAACAGCGCCAGGAAAGCCACATACAGGAACTACTCGATACGCAAAGTTCCGGCACACATCCTCAAAAAATATTTTATCGAAAAAGGTGAAGATTATACCTTGCAGCCACCTATCACCAACATGGTTGAATTCCGGAAAGTAAACCTGTTCGATCGCAATATGTTGCGCAGCATGAAGCAGTTTGATATTATTTTTTGCGCCAACGTGCTGATCTATTTCGATACAAAATCCAAACGACAGGTGATTGGCAGCTTATACGACTCACTCAATCCCGGCGGCTTTTTGCTGCTGGGGTATTCCGAATCGCTGTATGGGTTGAGCCAGGCGTTTAAACCGCTACATTTTACCAAAACGATTGCGTACATCAAGGAGTGA
- a CDS encoding HEAT repeat domain-containing protein, which yields MKPEIIKKLNSQNAFDRRLALEELTDGDFSPKAASLAAGLLADEDRGVRDAAAQFLVLNADASLAAQIAPLMASDNISVRNLTGDTLVKMGALAVPAIAGYICDTEKDVRKFAIDLLTLLPAEDYLDNIAKCLNDIDQNVVLSAIDALGALKGEQFAEELMACYRNYEYTRTNVLSAFAQFENGEYAEFFAEALHDDDPVVQLVAVEALSHNQTPETLPLILEKLEKVNETTRAIMLQAVVDIAEANPGLQSELPQYLKKHLLQMLNDKDSEYVETAVKGLRYFVDADVVVQLIPKMGISEPLDMQIFQTICNSRINIVGCVIDAAETGKISLQTGARFALGLAVEYLQTDEYLKMDQGIMQMGRFVKENYHFLDVESKLAAVEIFGKFRLPEFLAVLRAALQDNEAIARSTALEMVQHTGTDQFEDLLAQLQSDEDENIRKLAVALS from the coding sequence ATGAAACCGGAAATCATTAAAAAGCTAAACAGCCAAAACGCATTTGACCGGCGGCTGGCACTGGAAGAGCTGACAGACGGCGATTTTTCGCCCAAAGCAGCATCTCTGGCGGCAGGATTGCTGGCAGATGAGGACAGAGGCGTGCGCGATGCAGCCGCCCAGTTTCTGGTGCTCAATGCCGATGCTTCGCTGGCAGCACAAATTGCACCGCTGATGGCCAGCGATAATATTTCCGTCCGAAATTTAACCGGCGATACGCTGGTTAAAATGGGCGCATTGGCTGTTCCTGCAATCGCCGGTTATATTTGCGACACCGAAAAAGATGTGCGCAAGTTTGCCATCGATTTACTCACCCTGCTCCCGGCTGAAGATTATCTGGATAATATTGCAAAATGCCTGAACGACATTGATCAAAATGTGGTTCTCTCCGCAATTGATGCGTTGGGTGCATTAAAGGGCGAACAATTTGCAGAAGAATTAATGGCGTGTTATCGCAATTATGAATATACCAGAACAAACGTTCTGTCTGCATTTGCACAATTTGAAAACGGTGAATATGCCGAATTTTTTGCCGAAGCATTGCACGATGACGATCCGGTTGTGCAATTGGTGGCAGTGGAAGCGCTGTCCCACAATCAAACACCGGAAACCCTGCCGCTGATTTTGGAAAAATTGGAAAAAGTGAACGAAACAACCCGGGCAATTATGTTGCAGGCAGTGGTGGATATCGCCGAAGCCAATCCCGGATTACAATCCGAATTGCCCCAATATTTGAAAAAGCACTTGCTGCAAATGCTCAACGATAAAGACAGCGAATACGTGGAAACCGCCGTAAAAGGTCTCCGCTATTTTGTGGATGCTGATGTCGTGGTTCAGCTAATTCCCAAAATGGGAATTTCAGAACCGCTGGATATGCAAATTTTCCAGACGATCTGCAACTCCCGGATCAATATTGTTGGCTGCGTTATCGACGCGGCGGAAACAGGAAAAATATCTCTGCAAACCGGCGCGCGTTTCGCTCTCGGCTTAGCCGTTGAATATCTGCAAACCGACGAATATTTAAAAATGGATCAGGGCATCATGCAAATGGGTCGTTTTGTTAAAGAGAATTACCATTTTCTGGATGTCGAATCCAAACTGGCAGCCGTTGAAATATTTGGCAAATTCCGCCTGCCGGAATTTTTGGCAGTGCTTCGGGCAGCCTTGCAGGACAACGAAGCCATTGCCCGTTCCACTGCATTGGAAATGGTGCAACATACCGGCACAGATCAATTTGAAGACCTGTTAGCGCAGTTACAAAGCGATGAGGATGAAAATATCCGCAAACTGGCTGTAGCGCTCAGCTAA
- a CDS encoding chemotaxis protein CheW, with translation MSKVNQDSGIIYQLVSFVVENEEYGIDILNVQEIIRMMEISRVPNAPDFIEGVINLRGKIVPVVDLRKRFGRIPRKRDKETRIIVVELGEKVVGFLVDQVQEVLRVPKSIIEPPPELAIDIDARYITGVAKLDDRLLILLDLVRVLSAGEHQDLLAFEEVA, from the coding sequence ATGAGTAAAGTCAATCAAGATTCAGGCATAATTTACCAGCTCGTTAGCTTTGTTGTAGAAAACGAAGAGTATGGAATCGACATTCTCAACGTACAGGAAATTATCCGAATGATGGAAATCAGCCGTGTTCCCAATGCGCCCGATTTTATCGAAGGCGTTATCAACTTGCGTGGCAAAATTGTGCCGGTGGTTGATCTGAGAAAGCGGTTTGGCAGAATTCCCCGGAAACGGGATAAGGAAACCCGGATTATCGTTGTTGAGTTGGGTGAAAAAGTAGTTGGTTTTCTGGTCGATCAGGTTCAGGAGGTGTTGCGCGTACCGAAATCGATTATCGAACCGCCGCCGGAATTGGCTATCGATATCGACGCCCGTTACATCACCGGAGTAGCAAAATTGGACGATCGATTGCTGATTTTGCTGGATTTGGTGAGAGTGCTTAGCGCCGGGGAACATCAGGATTTGTTAGCTTTTGAAGAGGTTGCGTAA
- a CDS encoding HAMP domain-containing protein: protein MRLQAKMGAIFISFTLLLIATVIATFFTVSDQEKDAVVINLAGRQRMLSQKMSKETLAFSQNIVQATILKETAALFNKILNGLINGDAEQGLPVCKNAEIIAQLTIVQNLWTPFRAKIDMLTSDNSTAAEQKEAVEYIFQNNLQLLKEMNTAVKMFELDANAKIAGLKNVQLFFVLLGFGLLLGCFAYANRQIIRPILSLKSAAAEVAQGNYHPDININKTDEIGALCRSFQQMAKDIEKGIRCANKETEMAKQANADAEASKQQLAKQQEELQGQIDTVLSAMDEFAKGNLTVRMPAHGTGAIGKLYGGFNQAIHSLGELVRNVLNATQTTVSAALEIDQSSVELRRNASQQTRQANTVSEVIQDMSEQIRSVAKMAQHSSQIAGESGETAQKGGEIIAEINQKIHHIATVVKSSSETVQDLGKSSTEIGEIIAVINDIADQTNLLALNAAIEAARAGEQGKGFAVVADEVRKLAERTTQATKKIGNMIQMVQTKTSTAVSAMQLGDSELSDGLKLVDAASTILSKMVSSSTEVAALVRQNSENMEKQSATSDEIRECALSISTLSSQGESSISEISEATQSLSKMMTVLQEIVQQFRIEMDEYPAISMNRQESSQDFTLDRY from the coding sequence ATGCGATTACAAGCTAAAATGGGAGCCATTTTTATTTCCTTTACGTTATTGTTGATTGCAACTGTAATTGCAACATTTTTTACTGTATCAGACCAGGAAAAAGATGCTGTCGTTATTAATCTTGCCGGACGGCAACGCATGCTTTCACAAAAGATGAGTAAAGAAACACTCGCTTTTTCTCAAAATATTGTACAAGCTACAATTTTAAAAGAAACGGCTGCACTATTCAATAAAATACTGAACGGGCTAATAAATGGAGACGCGGAGCAAGGTTTGCCGGTCTGCAAGAATGCTGAAATTATCGCGCAGTTGACCATTGTCCAGAATTTGTGGACGCCCTTTCGCGCTAAAATAGACATGTTGACATCCGACAATTCCACCGCTGCCGAACAAAAGGAAGCCGTTGAATATATATTCCAGAATAATTTGCAATTATTGAAAGAAATGAACACGGCAGTAAAAATGTTTGAACTGGATGCAAATGCGAAAATCGCCGGTTTGAAAAATGTGCAATTATTTTTTGTCCTGTTAGGTTTTGGGTTGCTTTTGGGCTGTTTTGCTTACGCAAATCGCCAAATTATCCGCCCGATTTTATCGTTGAAATCGGCAGCTGCCGAAGTGGCCCAAGGTAATTATCATCCTGATATTAACATTAATAAAACAGACGAGATTGGTGCGCTCTGCCGTTCCTTTCAGCAGATGGCGAAAGATATTGAGAAAGGTATTCGCTGTGCCAACAAAGAAACAGAAATGGCAAAACAGGCAAATGCAGATGCAGAAGCCTCAAAGCAGCAGTTGGCGAAACAACAAGAAGAATTGCAGGGGCAGATCGATACGGTGCTTTCCGCAATGGACGAATTTGCCAAAGGTAACCTGACGGTTCGGATGCCTGCGCACGGCACCGGTGCAATTGGGAAATTATATGGCGGGTTTAACCAGGCCATTCACAGCCTGGGAGAGTTGGTTCGCAATGTCTTAAACGCCACACAAACTACGGTAAGCGCCGCATTGGAAATTGATCAATCCAGCGTTGAGTTACGCCGAAACGCCAGCCAGCAAACCCGGCAGGCAAATACGGTTTCCGAAGTTATTCAGGATATGAGCGAGCAAATTCGCAGCGTTGCAAAAATGGCTCAGCACAGTAGCCAAATAGCTGGCGAAAGCGGCGAGACAGCCCAAAAAGGCGGCGAAATTATTGCCGAGATTAATCAAAAAATACACCACATTGCTACGGTTGTGAAATCGTCATCCGAAACGGTGCAGGATTTGGGAAAATCCAGCACGGAGATCGGCGAAATTATTGCCGTAATCAACGATATTGCAGATCAAACCAACTTGCTGGCATTGAACGCGGCAATCGAGGCGGCGCGCGCAGGTGAACAGGGTAAAGGCTTTGCCGTTGTTGCAGATGAAGTTCGGAAGCTGGCAGAACGCACCACACAGGCAACAAAAAAAATCGGCAATATGATTCAAATGGTTCAAACCAAAACATCAACAGCTGTTTCTGCAATGCAACTGGGCGATTCCGAACTCAGCGATGGACTGAAACTGGTGGATGCAGCCAGCACAATTCTCAGCAAAATGGTTAGCAGCTCAACCGAAGTTGCCGCTTTGGTCCGGCAGAATTCCGAAAATATGGAAAAGCAAAGTGCAACCAGCGATGAAATCAGGGAGTGTGCCCTCAGCATTTCAACGCTGAGTAGCCAGGGCGAAAGCAGCATTTCCGAAATTTCCGAAGCAACACAATCGTTATCAAAAATGATGACTGTGCTGCAGGAAATTGTTCAGCAATTCCGGATCGAAATGGATGAATATCCTGCCATTTCCATGAACCGGCAGGAAAGTTCGCAGGATTTTACATTAGATAGATATTAA
- a CDS encoding HIT domain-containing protein, whose translation MSKRLVDDAVWIPGRRQHFFNEYGDAENSECEACDRVAAQNDDTEQVLYRGKHCYVIHSPTPYTVGHFLIIPNRHVCSIRELLDRESLDIMQTQQMCMEVLDAVIRPNGYDTGTSAGKVEHGTASRHLVFHVVPRRMGDKNLMLTIRTRRELQMLQRNAHQAFRREFEERVFVE comes from the coding sequence ATGAGCAAGCGTTTAGTGGATGACGCCGTTTGGATACCGGGAAGACGACAGCATTTTTTTAATGAATATGGCGATGCCGAAAATAGCGAATGCGAGGCTTGTGACAGGGTTGCTGCACAAAATGATGATACGGAACAGGTGTTGTACCGGGGAAAACACTGTTACGTGATTCACAGCCCAACGCCATACACGGTGGGGCATTTTCTGATAATTCCTAACCGTCACGTGTGCAGCATTCGCGAATTGTTGGATCGCGAAAGTCTGGATATTATGCAGACACAGCAAATGTGCATGGAAGTGTTGGATGCAGTTATTCGCCCGAACGGTTACGATACAGGAACCAGTGCCGGGAAAGTTGAGCATGGCACGGCATCGCGCCATCTGGTTTTTCATGTTGTGCCGCGCCGAATGGGTGATAAAAACCTGATGTTAACTATTCGCACACGCCGGGAATTACAAATGCTCCAGCGAAATGCACATCAGGCGTTCCGCCGTGAATTTGAGGAACGTGTCTTCGTTGAATAA
- a CDS encoding histidine kinase has translation MRYRIRNVILVSSLYDLYVFEEDGRLYELIRDEYRGLNLSEAPELTRVSSGWKALELAKTEKRYDLIITTPHIEDMEVAAFAKRVRDADLDIPIVLLTYDNRETSELLSYYSAELFDRVFIWQGDFRILIAIIKHLEDSVNVEHDTQTVGVQTIILIEDSVRYYSSFLPIIYMELFEQSQRLISEGINLSDRYLRMRARPKILLCTNYEDAWYNFEKYQDSILGIISDIDFNRDGEQNPRAGIEFAKNAKQKQDDIPIMLQSTSQEFESEANDVSASFLLKNSPTLLNDLRKFMSDQFGFGDFVFRMPDNQEVGRARDLVSLERQLHRVPEESLNYHAERNHFSKWLKARTEFWLAHQLRPRKISEYKSIEEFRTAVIEYLRKYRKSRSRGAITDFKKEAFDIQDGFARIGGGSLGGKARGLSFVNLLVNRFRLNDKYKNLVIQVPPTVVLGTEVFDEFIERNNLRATALSGDYSDAEITAHFLKAERFPPKPLYQLTQFLNLMRDPLAVRSSSLLEDSQYHPFAGVYTTYMLPNTHFDSQVRLDELLNAIKCVYASTFYKRAKDYVNLATYRVEEEKMAVIIQKMVGQKHKQRYYPDFSGVAKSHNFYPISPQKASDGIVSVALGLGKTVVEGGNTVKFCPRYPKHIHQFSSIDETLNNNQRSFFALDMSVPLEANAESFEKIIQPFRLQVAEEDGTLYSVGSTYSHENHAIYDGLSRRGSRLITFAPVLKNNIFPLPEILQDLLEIGRKGMGTPVEIEFAVNMSVPYGQPKEFGILQMRPLVLSKEAEQLDVEDADSQTLICQSSQVLGNGILKNIFDVVMVDYQNFDRSKTVDVAKEIHKLNSRLQKEDRPYILIGVGRWGSMDPWLGIPVNWEQISGARVIVESSFRDFEVEPSQGSHFFHNITSFMVGYFTIASSVKSSFIQWDWLSEQQAKLQNKFVRHLQFDQPIVVKMNGHNNKGIIYKPGAAPMSED, from the coding sequence ATGCGCTATCGCATCCGCAACGTGATTTTGGTGAGCAGCCTTTACGATTTGTATGTGTTCGAAGAGGACGGGCGGCTGTACGAACTCATTCGCGATGAATATCGCGGATTGAACCTGAGCGAAGCGCCGGAACTCACCCGCGTTTCCAGCGGATGGAAAGCGCTGGAACTCGCCAAAACCGAAAAACGCTACGACCTGATTATCACCACACCGCACATCGAGGATATGGAAGTTGCCGCATTTGCCAAACGTGTTCGCGATGCGGATCTCGATATTCCCATCGTTTTACTGACCTACGACAATCGCGAAACGTCGGAATTGCTCTCGTATTACAGCGCGGAATTGTTCGATCGCGTGTTTATCTGGCAGGGCGATTTTCGCATTCTTATTGCTATCATCAAACATTTGGAAGACAGCGTAAATGTTGAGCACGACACACAAACAGTCGGCGTTCAAACCATTATTTTAATTGAAGATAGCGTTCGTTATTATTCTTCGTTTTTGCCGATCATTTACATGGAACTGTTCGAACAATCGCAACGGCTGATCTCCGAAGGCATCAACCTTTCCGACCGTTATTTGCGGATGCGCGCGCGCCCGAAAATCCTGCTTTGCACCAATTATGAGGACGCCTGGTATAATTTCGAAAAATATCAGGATTCTATTTTGGGTATCATTTCGGACATTGATTTTAATCGCGATGGCGAGCAAAATCCCCGCGCGGGAATTGAATTTGCCAAGAATGCCAAACAGAAGCAAGATGACATCCCAATTATGCTTCAATCGACATCGCAGGAATTTGAGAGCGAGGCGAACGATGTCAGCGCATCCTTTTTGCTGAAAAATTCTCCGACGCTGCTGAATGATTTGCGGAAATTTATGAGCGATCAGTTCGGTTTTGGCGATTTTGTTTTCCGCATGCCAGACAATCAGGAAGTCGGGCGCGCCCGCGATCTCGTATCTTTGGAGCGCCAGTTGCACCGGGTGCCGGAGGAAAGCCTGAACTATCATGCCGAACGCAATCATTTTTCGAAATGGCTGAAAGCACGAACAGAGTTTTGGCTGGCGCACCAATTGCGTCCCCGCAAAATTTCCGAATACAAATCGATTGAAGAATTTCGCACGGCGGTTATCGAATATCTGCGAAAATACCGCAAAAGCCGCAGCCGTGGCGCCATCACCGATTTCAAAAAAGAAGCATTTGATATTCAGGATGGTTTTGCGCGAATCGGCGGCGGATCGCTGGGCGGAAAAGCACGCGGGCTCAGCTTTGTGAATTTGTTGGTCAACCGGTTCCGGCTGAATGACAAATATAAAAACCTCGTCATCCAGGTGCCGCCGACAGTTGTATTGGGCACGGAAGTTTTCGATGAATTTATCGAGCGAAACAACCTGCGGGCAACCGCGCTTTCGGGCGACTACAGCGATGCGGAAATTACCGCCCATTTTCTGAAAGCAGAGCGTTTTCCGCCGAAACCGCTGTATCAACTCACGCAGTTTCTTAATTTAATGCGCGATCCGCTGGCAGTGCGATCGTCCAGTTTGCTGGAAGATTCGCAATATCATCCATTTGCCGGCGTGTACACAACCTACATGCTGCCCAACACACATTTCGATTCGCAAGTGCGTTTGGATGAGTTGTTGAACGCCATCAAATGCGTTTATGCCTCCACATTTTACAAACGCGCCAAAGATTATGTGAACCTGGCAACCTATCGCGTGGAAGAAGAAAAAATGGCGGTGATCATCCAGAAAATGGTTGGTCAGAAACACAAACAACGCTATTACCCGGATTTTTCCGGCGTGGCAAAATCGCATAATTTTTACCCGATCAGCCCGCAAAAGGCGTCCGACGGCATCGTTTCCGTGGCGTTGGGATTGGGGAAAACGGTTGTGGAAGGCGGCAATACCGTCAAATTTTGTCCGCGATATCCAAAGCATATTCATCAATTTTCGAGCATCGACGAAACGTTGAACAATAACCAGCGCAGCTTTTTTGCGTTGGATATGAGTGTGCCGCTGGAAGCAAATGCAGAATCATTTGAAAAAATTATCCAGCCATTCCGGTTGCAGGTTGCGGAGGAAGATGGCACATTATATTCTGTGGGGTCAACATATTCGCACGAAAATCATGCGATTTACGACGGGCTTTCCCGGCGCGGTTCCCGGTTGATCACGTTTGCGCCGGTGCTGAAAAACAATATTTTTCCGCTGCCGGAAATTTTGCAGGACTTGCTGGAAATCGGGCGGAAAGGCATGGGAACACCGGTGGAAATCGAATTCGCGGTGAACATGAGCGTGCCTTACGGCCAACCAAAGGAATTCGGTATTTTACAAATGCGCCCGCTGGTGCTCAGCAAAGAAGCCGAACAACTGGATGTGGAAGATGCAGACAGCCAAACCCTGATTTGCCAAAGCAGCCAGGTTTTGGGCAACGGCATTTTGAAAAATATTTTTGATGTGGTGATGGTTGATTACCAAAATTTCGATCGCTCAAAAACCGTCGATGTGGCGAAAGAAATTCACAAATTGAACAGCCGTTTGCAGAAAGAAGACCGCCCGTATATTCTGATTGGCGTTGGCAGATGGGGATCGATGGATCCGTGGCTGGGCATTCCGGTAAATTGGGAGCAAATTTCCGGTGCTCGGGTGATTGTGGAATCCAGCTTTCGGGATTTTGAGGTGGAACCATCGCAGGGATCGCACTTCTTCCACAACATTACTTCATTTATGGTTGGTTATTTTACGATTGCCAGCAGTGTTAAATCGAGCTTTATCCAATGGGATTGGCTAAGCGAGCAGCAGGCAAAGTTGCAAAATAAATTTGTTCGCCACCTGCAGTTCGATCAACCGATTGTGGTTAAAATGAACGGGCACAATAACAAAGGGATCATCTACAAACCGGGCGCTGCGCCAATGTCTGAAGATTAA